Proteins found in one Clostridium butyricum genomic segment:
- a CDS encoding carbohydrate ABC transporter permease, with translation MSKNKKSLIAPYGFILPSLIIFSLFLFYPFFKTIYLSLYKTDKMGQPKLFVGIENYTDLFSSPSFYNSILVTLIFVGIVVIGSMALGLMTAVLCNKSFPGIRAFSTAYALPMAIASTSAAMIFRIILHPSVGILNKILKLDINWLTDPKYALICVALLTAWLNSGINFLYFSAGLSNIDESIYERASIDGAGSIQQFLKITLPGLSPIMFYTLVVNIIQAFQAFGQVKILTQGGPGESTNLLVYSIYRDAFFNYRFGSAAAQSVVLFIIVMILTLIMFKVEKKGVKY, from the coding sequence TTGAGTAAAAATAAAAAATCTTTAATTGCACCTTATGGATTTATTTTACCAAGCTTAATTATATTTTCATTATTTTTATTCTATCCATTTTTTAAAACAATATATTTAAGTCTTTATAAGACAGATAAGATGGGGCAGCCAAAGCTTTTTGTAGGAATTGAAAATTATACAGATTTATTTTCATCACCTTCATTTTATAATAGTATACTTGTTACACTCATATTTGTTGGAATTGTTGTTATAGGAAGTATGGCATTAGGTCTTATGACAGCAGTATTGTGTAATAAATCATTTCCGGGAATAAGAGCATTTAGTACAGCATATGCACTTCCAATGGCCATAGCATCAACTTCAGCAGCGATGATCTTTAGAATTATTCTTCATCCATCTGTAGGTATTCTTAATAAGATTTTAAAATTAGATATAAACTGGCTGACAGATCCAAAGTATGCATTGATATGTGTTGCACTTCTTACTGCATGGCTTAATAGTGGAATTAACTTTCTTTATTTTTCTGCAGGATTAAGCAATATTGATGAATCAATTTACGAAAGAGCATCTATTGATGGAGCTGGAAGTATACAGCAGTTTTTAAAGATTACTCTACCAGGTTTAAGTCCTATAATGTTTTATACTCTTGTTGTAAATATTATACAAGCATTCCAAGCTTTTGGACAGGTTAAGATTCTTACACAAGGAGGCCCAGGTGAGTCAACAAATCTTCTTGTTTATTCAATTTATCGTGATGCATTTTTCAATTATCGTTTTGGAAGTGCAGCAGCACAGTCTGTGGTTCTATTTATTATTGTTATGATATTAACTTTAATTATGTTTAAAGTGGAAAAGAAAGGGGTTAAATATTAA
- a CDS encoding ABC transporter ATP-binding protein, translating to MAELLLKNLCKKYENNSYAVKNVNLEVNDRDFVILVGPSGCGKSTTLRMVAGLEEISEGEMWLDGKFANYLDHKERDLSMVFQNYALYPTMSVYDNIAFSLKVRKVDKKTINERVNEVAEIMGLKDLLKRRPKELSGGQRQRVAIASAIIRNPKILLMDEPLSNLDAKLRNHMRVELAKLHKKLNNTIIYVTHDQTEAMTLGSKIVVLKDGTVQQADTPQQIYDNPINEFVAGFMGLPSMNFIECTLEKEDAKYSFKLGDKKINLPKFHSRVCDINGYKNKSVIVGIRPEYICNKFSKEDFNEKYISEVLSVKVDMCEMLGDKTIIYFKIGDNEISSIIKENSDIKSGDTIEIYIYTEKICIFDKETKENILYDSVKGGLTFE from the coding sequence GTGGCAGAATTATTGCTTAAAAATCTGTGTAAAAAATATGAAAATAATTCATATGCAGTTAAAAATGTTAATTTAGAAGTTAATGATAGAGATTTTGTGATTCTTGTAGGTCCATCAGGATGCGGAAAGTCAACGACACTTAGAATGGTTGCGGGACTTGAAGAAATAAGTGAAGGTGAAATGTGGCTTGATGGAAAATTTGCTAATTATCTTGATCATAAAGAAAGAGATTTAAGCATGGTATTTCAAAATTATGCATTATATCCAACAATGTCAGTATATGATAACATTGCATTTTCATTAAAAGTAAGAAAGGTTGATAAAAAGACTATTAACGAAAGAGTAAATGAAGTAGCAGAAATAATGGGGCTAAAAGATCTTCTTAAAAGAAGACCAAAAGAATTATCAGGTGGACAAAGACAGAGGGTAGCGATTGCAAGTGCAATAATAAGAAATCCTAAGATTCTTTTAATGGATGAACCTTTGTCAAATTTAGATGCAAAACTTCGTAATCATATGCGTGTTGAACTGGCAAAGCTTCATAAAAAATTGAACAATACAATTATATATGTAACTCATGATCAGACTGAAGCAATGACACTTGGAAGTAAAATAGTAGTGCTTAAAGATGGAACTGTACAGCAGGCAGATACACCACAGCAGATTTATGATAATCCAATAAATGAATTTGTTGCAGGTTTTATGGGACTTCCTTCAATGAATTTTATTGAATGTACTTTAGAGAAAGAAGATGCAAAGTATTCTTTTAAGTTAGGAGATAAAAAAATAAATCTTCCCAAATTTCATAGCAGAGTATGTGATATAAATGGATATAAAAATAAAAGTGTTATTGTTGGTATAAGACCTGAATATATCTGTAACAAATTTAGCAAAGAAGATTTTAATGAAAAATATATAAGTGAAGTTCTATCAGTAAAAGTAGATATGTGTGAAATGCTTGGAGATAAGACAATAATATATTTTAAAATTGGAGACAATGAAATATCATCAATCATAAAAGAAAATTCAGATATAAAATCAGGAGATACAATAGAAATATATATTTATACAGAAAAAATATGTATTTTTGATAAAGAAACAAAAGAAAATATACTTTACGATTCAGTTAAGGGAGGTTTGACATTTGAGTAA
- a CDS encoding carbohydrate ABC transporter permease: MRSTLRLCANLLVVLVVLLPLLYALSIALMPSSEVFTTDLNLIPKNPTLSNFSDALRKIPLFKFVINSFIVAGCITLGQIISCSLAAFSFAFLDFKGKNLLFMIVMATMMIPGEATIISNYLTVSSWNWLDSYKVLIIPYLTSAMGIFLFRQFYLSFPIALYESAKIDGCSNLKFIRSILMPLTKSAIGAMAVYTFINAWNMYMWPLLVTGSDNMRTVQIGISMLNSVDAQSITMMIAGVVMIIIPSLLIFILGQKQLIRGMFSGAVKG, translated from the coding sequence ATGAGATCTACATTGAGATTATGTGCAAATCTTTTAGTTGTTTTAGTAGTACTTCTTCCATTGCTTTACGCATTAAGTATTGCATTAATGCCTTCAAGTGAGGTTTTTACAACAGATTTAAATTTAATACCTAAAAATCCTACATTATCGAACTTTAGTGATGCTTTAAGGAAGATTCCATTGTTTAAATTTGTAATAAATTCATTCATAGTTGCAGGATGTATTACACTTGGACAGATAATTTCATGTTCACTTGCGGCATTTTCATTTGCATTCCTTGATTTTAAAGGTAAAAATCTTTTGTTTATGATTGTAATGGCTACAATGATGATTCCAGGTGAAGCAACTATAATATCAAATTATCTTACAGTATCATCGTGGAACTGGCTTGATTCATACAAAGTATTAATAATTCCATATCTTACATCTGCAATGGGAATATTTCTATTTAGACAGTTTTATTTATCGTTTCCAATAGCACTTTATGAATCAGCGAAAATTGATGGATGCTCAAATCTGAAATTTATACGTTCCATATTAATGCCTCTTACAAAGTCAGCTATAGGAGCGATGGCAGTTTATACATTTATAAATGCATGGAATATGTATATGTGGCCTCTTCTTGTAACAGGAAGTGATAATATGCGTACGGTACAGATTGGAATAAGCATGCTTAACAGCGTTGATGCTCAGTCAATAACAATGATGATCGCAGGGGTTGTAATGATAATAATACCATCATTATTAATATTTATATTAGGCCAGAAACAACTTATTCGTGGTATGTTCTCTGGAGCAGTTAAGGGTTAA
- the thiT gene encoding energy-coupled thiamine transporter ThiT: MMSLKEIFSQFSSKVYEIFTSLPQNISEIFKNPVSILTLIAFGIILLLLIKAKNIKFNPKMSAMIGLTLALTTILDLLKIYHFPQGGGVTLASMVPIILISYIYGPLVGMLTGFLFGILSLFFNPYMLHPIQVLFDYPLPYLSLGLAGFFPNKRILGAVIAVFSRYFFHFISGVVFFGSFAPDGVSPWIYSLSVNGLLGLAEGVICIAVLLVLPVNLLIKSAQVSYGNNSNKNLLNSK; encoded by the coding sequence ATGATGTCATTAAAAGAAATTTTTTCTCAATTCAGTAGTAAAGTGTATGAGATTTTTACCAGTTTACCTCAGAATATCTCTGAAATATTTAAAAACCCAGTATCAATCTTAACTTTAATTGCCTTTGGCATAATACTACTTCTCTTAATCAAAGCTAAAAACATAAAGTTTAATCCTAAAATGAGTGCTATGATAGGACTAACTCTTGCACTTACTACAATTTTAGATTTGCTTAAAATTTATCATTTTCCTCAAGGTGGTGGTGTTACATTAGCTTCTATGGTCCCAATCATTCTTATATCTTATATTTATGGCCCTTTAGTAGGAATGCTTACAGGATTTTTATTTGGAATACTTTCACTATTCTTTAATCCATATATGTTGCATCCTATCCAAGTTTTATTTGATTATCCATTACCATACTTATCTTTAGGTTTGGCTGGTTTCTTTCCTAACAAAAGAATTTTAGGTGCTGTTATAGCTGTATTCTCAAGATACTTCTTTCATTTTATTTCTGGTGTAGTTTTCTTTGGAAGTTTTGCACCTGATGGTGTATCTCCTTGGATTTATTCCCTAAGTGTCAATGGATTACTTGGCCTTGCTGAAGGTGTTATTTGTATAGCTGTTCTTTTAGTTTTGCCAGTTAATTTATTAATAAAATCAGCACAAGTTTCATATGGAAACAATTCTAATAAAAATTTATTAAATTCAAAATAA
- a CDS encoding HD domain-containing protein: protein MIINREKAKKVFDEYVKMYDSDNEMIKLKIDHTYRVSKLCEKIAFSLGFNKNDIDIAWLLGLLHDIGRFEQVKRYGTFNDALSIDHAVLGVDILFNENKIRDFVEDDSEDQLIKKAIQFHNAYKVPEEFSKRFMDFCNLLRDADKIDIFKVNIMVPPEYVYGVSKDELYDSTITQEVMEDFKKKNTVLRKLKRTAVDNLVGHISLIFGLVYNESIEIAMDMGDFQQLLEFRSKNNITNRQFEEIRELTNKYINYKIESR, encoded by the coding sequence ATGATTATAAATAGAGAAAAAGCTAAAAAAGTTTTTGATGAGTATGTAAAAATGTATGACAGTGATAATGAGATGATAAAATTAAAAATTGACCATACATATCGTGTAAGTAAACTTTGTGAAAAAATAGCGTTTAGCTTAGGATTTAATAAAAATGATATAGATATTGCATGGCTTCTTGGGCTTTTACACGACATAGGAAGATTTGAACAGGTAAAAAGATATGGTACTTTTAATGATGCATTGTCTATTGATCATGCTGTACTAGGTGTAGATATTTTGTTTAATGAAAATAAAATTCGTGATTTTGTTGAAGATGATAGTGAAGATCAATTAATAAAAAAAGCTATTCAATTTCATAATGCCTATAAGGTTCCAGAGGAATTTTCAAAACGTTTTATGGATTTTTGTAATCTTTTGAGAGATGCAGATAAAATAGATATCTTCAAAGTAAATATTATGGTGCCGCCAGAGTATGTATATGGAGTAAGTAAAGATGAGTTATATGATTCTACTATTACCCAGGAAGTAATGGAAGATTTTAAGAAAAAGAACACTGTACTTAGAAAGTTAAAAAGAACAGCAGTTGACAACTTAGTTGGTCATATATCATTAATTTTTGGACTTGTATATAATGAGAGCATAGAAATTGCAATGGATATGGGGGATTTTCAGCAATTACTTGAATTCAGATCCAAGAATAATATTACTAATAGACAGTTTGAAGAAATTAGAGAATTAACGAATAAATATATTAATTACAAAATAGAGAGTAGATAA
- a CDS encoding CD3324 family protein, translating into MKYAKAKEILPQALIQEIQKYIQGQYLYIPKDESEKKSWGENSGSKEDTATRNIEIKKKFLQGISKEVLAEMYCLSVSSIKKIVY; encoded by the coding sequence ATGAAATATGCAAAGGCCAAGGAAATACTGCCACAAGCATTAATACAAGAAATTCAAAAGTATATACAAGGCCAGTATTTATACATTCCTAAAGATGAGAGCGAAAAAAAATCTTGGGGTGAAAATTCTGGCTCTAAAGAAGATACTGCAACAAGAAACATTGAGATTAAAAAGAAGTTTTTACAAGGCATCAGTAAGGAAGTACTTGCAGAAATGTATTGTTTATCTGTATCTAGTATAAAAAAAATAGTATATTAA
- a CDS encoding tRNA dihydrouridine synthase, which translates to MKFYFAPLEGVTGYIYRNAYEKYFGKIDKYFTPFVAPTSNMCFTSRELNDILPEHNKGINVIPQILTNNSKYFIYTMNEMKNMGYDEVNLNLGCPSGTVVAKGRGSGFLAHKDELDRFLDAIFSKTEIKLSIKTRIGVNSSEDFNDIMKIYNKYPLEELIIHPRIQKDFYKNTPNMDVFKEALKSSKNPVCYNGDIFNSHDYKRVVDECSDINAVMLGRGIITNPGLIKEITDNEFTDKKNLKKFHDEVYLGYKEILSGDKNVLFKMKEFWFYMINVFEESEKIAKKIKKAKSANEYEAAVSMLFNDVDTK; encoded by the coding sequence ATGAAATTTTATTTTGCACCTCTTGAGGGTGTTACTGGGTACATATATAGAAATGCATATGAAAAGTATTTTGGAAAAATTGATAAGTATTTTACACCGTTTGTGGCACCAACAAGCAATATGTGTTTTACATCAAGAGAGCTAAATGACATACTTCCAGAGCATAATAAAGGAATCAATGTAATTCCACAGATTCTTACAAACAACAGTAAATATTTTATTTATACAATGAATGAAATGAAAAACATGGGATACGATGAAGTTAATTTAAATTTAGGTTGTCCATCAGGTACAGTAGTTGCAAAAGGACGAGGATCAGGTTTCCTTGCTCATAAAGATGAGCTCGATAGATTTTTGGATGCAATATTTTCTAAAACAGAAATAAAACTTTCTATAAAAACAAGAATAGGTGTTAATTCAAGTGAGGATTTTAATGATATTATGAAGATATATAATAAATATCCTCTTGAGGAACTTATTATACACCCAAGAATACAGAAGGATTTCTATAAAAATACACCTAATATGGATGTATTTAAAGAAGCATTAAAATCCAGCAAAAATCCTGTATGCTATAATGGTGATATTTTTAATTCTCATGATTATAAAAGAGTAGTAGATGAATGTTCAGATATTAATGCTGTAATGCTTGGTAGGGGAATTATTACAAATCCTGGATTGATAAAAGAAATTACAGATAATGAATTTACTGATAAGAAGAATTTAAAAAAGTTTCATGATGAAGTTTATTTAGGGTATAAAGAAATTCTTTCTGGAGATAAAAATGTGCTTTTCAAGATGAAGGAATTTTGGTTTTATATGATAAATGTATTTGAAGAAAGCGAAAAAATTGCAAAGAAAATAAAAAAAGCAAAAAGTGCAAATGAGTATGAGGCTGCCGTATCAATGTTGTTTAATGATGTTGATACTAAATAA
- a CDS encoding ABC transporter substrate-binding protein → MKFKKLLSVALCTAIGIGVLAGCGQSSQSTAGKPAESSNAKTTITFWHSMGGVNGEALTHLVDKFNSENDKGIHVDAQYQGEYDDSINKLKSAQLGNMGADVVQIYDIGTRFMIDSGWIVPMQELIDKDKYDISKIEPNIAAYYTVDNKLYSMPFNSSTPILYYNKDMFSKAGIDKAPESFPQIESVSSDLTSKGGAQNAISLGIYGWFFEQFICKQGLQYADNGNGRTGAADAVDFDKNGSALNILTAWKSLYDKGCTANVGRGGDAGIADFSAGKSAMTLGSTASLKQILQDVNGKFEVGTAYFPSVVDGSKGGVSIGGASLWALDNKDETKKDASWEFIKFLISPESQAYWNANTGYFPVTTDAQNEQVFKDNIKQYPQFETAIDQLHASSPEYAGALLSVFPEARQIIETEIENMINGKSSPEETVKSMADSINKSIEEYNKING, encoded by the coding sequence ATGAAGTTTAAAAAACTATTATCAGTAGCATTATGTACAGCAATTGGAATAGGAGTGCTTGCTGGATGTGGACAAAGTTCTCAAAGTACAGCAGGAAAGCCAGCAGAGTCATCTAACGCAAAAACTACAATTACTTTCTGGCATTCTATGGGAGGGGTAAATGGTGAAGCCTTAACTCATCTTGTAGACAAATTCAATAGTGAAAATGATAAGGGAATTCATGTTGATGCGCAATATCAAGGGGAATATGATGATTCAATAAATAAACTTAAAAGTGCTCAGCTTGGAAATATGGGTGCTGATGTAGTACAAATTTATGATATTGGGACTAGATTTATGATAGATTCAGGCTGGATAGTGCCAATGCAAGAGTTGATTGATAAAGATAAATATGATATTTCAAAAATTGAACCGAATATAGCTGCATACTATACAGTAGATAACAAGTTATATTCAATGCCTTTCAATTCATCAACACCAATATTATATTACAATAAGGATATGTTCAGTAAGGCAGGAATAGATAAGGCACCTGAAAGCTTCCCACAAATAGAAAGTGTTTCAAGTGATTTAACTAGCAAGGGAGGAGCTCAAAATGCTATTTCTCTTGGAATTTATGGGTGGTTCTTTGAACAATTTATCTGTAAGCAAGGACTTCAATATGCAGATAATGGGAATGGAAGAACTGGTGCAGCTGATGCTGTTGATTTTGATAAAAATGGTTCTGCATTAAATATCTTAACTGCATGGAAGAGTCTTTATGATAAAGGATGTACAGCAAATGTAGGACGTGGAGGAGATGCTGGAATTGCTGATTTTTCAGCGGGTAAATCTGCAATGACTTTAGGATCAACTGCTTCTTTAAAACAAATTCTTCAAGATGTTAATGGTAAATTTGAAGTTGGTACTGCATATTTCCCAAGTGTTGTAGATGGCTCAAAAGGTGGAGTTTCTATTGGAGGTGCTTCATTATGGGCATTAGATAATAAAGATGAAACTAAAAAAGATGCTTCATGGGAATTCATTAAATTCTTGATTTCTCCAGAATCTCAAGCATACTGGAATGCTAATACAGGTTATTTCCCAGTTACAACAGATGCTCAAAATGAACAGGTATTTAAAGATAACATTAAACAATACCCTCAATTTGAAACTGCAATAGATCAGCTTCATGCTTCATCTCCAGAATATGCTGGTGCATTATTAAGTGTATTCCCAGAAGCAAGACAGATAATAGAAACTGAAATTGAAAATATGATTAATGGAAAATCATCACCAGAAGAAACTGTAAAATCTATGGCTGATAGTATAAATAAATCAATTGAAGAGTACAATAAAATTAATGGTTAA
- a CDS encoding Cof-type HAD-IIB family hydrolase — MSKIKAIVMDVDGTLTNGKKQIPEKTKEVLLKAQSKGIKLILASGRPTTGLMEFARELEMDKNNGLLVSFNGSKVVDCENFKELFNEPMSVEDGKAVLEHMKKFKVKPMIDKGEHMLVNNVFDNIVHMKNGNEINIIEYESRGGNYKLCEIDDLAEYVDYPLNKILTAGDADYLKENYKEMMKPFEDKLSCMFTAEFYFEFTAKGIDKAKALDTVLKPMGINEENIISFGDGQNDLSIIKYAEIGVAMENAVDELKEYADEITLSNEEDGIAYSLLKHIPELNC, encoded by the coding sequence ATGAGCAAAATAAAAGCAATTGTTATGGATGTTGATGGCACACTTACAAATGGGAAGAAGCAAATTCCTGAAAAGACAAAAGAGGTACTTTTAAAAGCCCAGTCAAAAGGAATAAAGCTAATATTAGCATCAGGAAGACCTACAACTGGTCTGATGGAATTTGCAAGAGAATTAGAAATGGACAAGAACAATGGACTTCTAGTTTCATTCAATGGATCAAAGGTTGTAGACTGTGAGAATTTTAAGGAATTATTTAATGAACCAATGAGTGTTGAAGATGGAAAAGCAGTCCTTGAGCATATGAAAAAGTTCAAAGTAAAGCCTATGATTGATAAAGGTGAGCATATGCTAGTTAACAATGTTTTTGATAATATAGTGCATATGAAAAATGGAAATGAAATAAATATTATTGAATATGAATCAAGAGGTGGGAATTATAAATTATGTGAGATAGATGATCTTGCAGAATATGTTGATTATCCATTAAATAAAATACTTACTGCAGGAGATGCAGATTATTTAAAAGAAAATTATAAAGAAATGATGAAGCCTTTTGAAGATAAGCTTAGCTGTATGTTTACAGCGGAATTTTATTTTGAATTTACTGCTAAAGGAATAGATAAGGCAAAGGCATTAGATACAGTACTTAAACCGATGGGTATAAATGAAGAAAATATAATATCTTTTGGTGATGGACAAAATGATTTATCTATTATAAAATATGCTGAAATTGGTGTGGCAATGGAAAATGCAGTTGATGAATTGAAAGAATATGCAGATGAAATAACTTTGTCTAATGAAGAGGATGGAATAGCGTATTCGCTACTAAAGCACATACCGGAATTAAATTGTTAA
- a CDS encoding LysR family transcriptional regulator produces the protein MNLQQLEYFKVISETKNFTVSSNILSVTQPALSKAISKLEQELDVKLFERDGRNIKITEFGNEFLKYAENALNEIERGKDKLREMKSSKDRTISISSTYCIGSTFIPFLISSFFNTKIRVKFNINNQSPADMLKDINNKKIDFGFMAYHEEISRYTEIESVLVRKEEYVLIVPKNHSLANKEEVWLKDLEDEYFIVYNDKACDKKISYSEFIGYTPKISAEPTEATVLSGLVAAGAGIAIIINTPILDTSRLSVIKIKDDIGYKSIYMAWNKNAYMNNAKKEFKDYALKLI, from the coding sequence ATGAACTTACAACAGTTAGAATATTTTAAAGTAATCTCTGAGACTAAAAATTTTACTGTGTCTTCAAATATTTTATCAGTAACTCAACCTGCTCTTAGTAAAGCTATATCAAAATTGGAACAAGAACTTGATGTAAAACTTTTTGAAAGAGATGGACGTAATATTAAAATCACTGAGTTTGGAAATGAATTTTTGAAATACGCAGAAAATGCATTAAATGAAATTGAAAGAGGCAAAGATAAACTGAGAGAAATGAAAAGTAGTAAAGACAGGACAATTTCAATATCATCTACATATTGTATAGGATCGACGTTTATACCATTTTTAATAAGTAGTTTCTTTAATACAAAAATACGTGTGAAATTTAATATAAATAATCAAAGTCCAGCAGATATGTTAAAAGATATAAATAATAAAAAAATTGATTTTGGATTTATGGCTTATCATGAAGAAATTAGCAGATATACTGAAATAGAGTCTGTATTAGTAAGAAAAGAGGAATATGTTCTTATAGTTCCCAAAAATCACTCTCTTGCAAATAAGGAAGAAGTTTGGCTTAAGGACTTGGAGGATGAATATTTTATTGTGTATAATGATAAAGCATGTGATAAGAAAATATCTTATTCAGAATTTATAGGATATACGCCTAAAATATCTGCAGAGCCTACTGAAGCTACCGTTCTTTCTGGATTAGTCGCCGCTGGAGCCGGAATTGCAATAATTATTAATACGCCTATTTTGGATACAAGCAGGCTTTCAGTTATAAAAATAAAAGATGATATAGGATATAAAAGTATTTATATGGCGTGGAATAAAAATGCATATATGAATAATGCAAAAAAAGAATTTAAAGACTATGCTTTAAAACTAATCTGA